In the genome of Streptomyces sp. Tu 3180, the window CGCAGGCTGAGCCGCATGCAGAACACCGTGACGCCCACGCACTGCCCCTACTGCGCCCTGCAGTGCGGGATGAATCTGACCCCCGCGCCGGACGGGACCGTCGGGGTGAGCGAGCGCACGGACTTCCCGGTGAACCGGGGCGCGCTGTGCGGCAAGGGGCGCACGGCGCCCGCCCTGCTCTCGTCGGGCGTCCGCCTGACCTCCCCGTTGGTGCGTTCCGCGGCCGGCACGCTGGTGCCGGCCTCCTGGGACGAGGCGCTGGACCGGATCGCCGAGGGGCTGCGCCGCACGCGCGCGGAGCACGGGCCGGACGCGGTCGGCGTGTTCGGCGGCGGCGGGCTGACCAACGAGAAGGCGTACGGCCTCGGCAAGTTCGCGCGCGTGGTGCTCGGCACCTCCCAGATCGACTACAACGGCCGCTTCTGCATGTCGTCGGCGGCGGCAGCGGGCACCAGGGCGTTCGGCCTGGACCGGGGGCTGCCCTTCCCGCTGGAGGACGTCCCGAGGACCGGCTGCGTGATCCTGGTCGGGTCGAACCCGGCGGAGACCATGCCGCCGTCGCTGCGCTACTTCACCGAGCTCAGGGAGAACGGCGGCACGCTGATCGTCGTCGATCCGCGCCGCACGAGGACCGCCGAGCAGGCCGACCTGCACCTCGCGCCGCGCCCCGGCACCGATCTCGCGCTGGCCCTCGGCCTGCTGCACCTGGTCGTCGCCGAGGGCCGCACCGACGAGGCGTACATCCGGGAGCGCACCACCGGCTGGGAGGAGACGCGGGCCGCCGCGATGGCGCACTGGCCGGAGTACGTGGAGCGGATCACGGGGGTGTCCGTTCCACAGCTGCGGGAGGCGGTGCGGCTGTTCTGCGAGCCGGAGGCGGCGATGGTGCTCACCGCCCGCGGTCCCGAGCAGCAGTCCAAGGGCACCGACACGGTGGGCGCGTGGATCAACCTGTGCCTGGCGACGGGGCGGGCGGGCCGGCCGCTGTCCGGGTACGGGTGCCTGACCGGGCAGGGCAACGGGCAGGGCGGGCGCGAACACGGCCAGAAGGCGGACCAGTTGCCCGGCTACCGCAAGCTGACCGACCCGGCGGCGCGGGCGCACGTGGCCGGGGTGTGGGGCGTGGACCCCGACTCCCTGCCCGGCCCGGGGCGCAGTGCGTACGAGCTGCTGGACGCGCTGGGCACGGACATCCGCTCGCTGCTGCTGATGGGGTCCAATCCGGTGGTGTCGGCCCCGCGCGCGGCGCACGTCGAGGAGCGCATCCGCGCCCTGGACTTCCTGGCGGTGTGCGACGTCGTGCTGTCGGAGACGGCCGCGCTCGCCGACGTCGTGCTGCCGGTGACGCAGTGGGCGGAGGAGACGGGGACGACGACGAACCTGGAGGGCCGGGTGCTGCTGCGGCGGCGCGCGGTCACGCCGCCGGAGGGCGTCCGCAGCGACCTGGAGGTCATGCACGAACTGGCCGCGCGGCTGGGCGGCGAACGGGGCCTGGAGAAGGGCTTCCCGACCGATCCCGAGGAGGTCTTCGAGGAGCTGCGCCGGGCCAGCGCGGGCGGCCCCGCGGACTACTCGGGGATCACCTACCGCAGGCTGGCGGAGGAGAACGGCGTGTTCTGGCCGTGCCCGGCCCCGGCGGACGGCCCGCCCGGCACCGCCGACGCCGCCGACGCCGAGGACGCCGCGTTCGACGCGCTGCCCGACGACCCGGCGCACGCCGACGACGCCGGTCCCGGCGTCCATCCGGGCACCCCGCGGCTCTTCCTCGACCGGTTCGCCACCGAGGACGGCCGGGCCCGGTTCGCGCCCGTGTCGCACCGTGCGATCGCCGAGGAGCCCGACGACGAGTACCCCGTGCTGCTGACCACGGGGCGGGTCGTCGCGCAGTACCAGTCCGGCGCCCAGACCCGGCGCGTCGACGAGCTGAACACCGCCGCGCCCGGCCCGTTCGTGGAGCTGCACCCGCGGCTCGCGGAGCGGCTCGGCGCGGCCGAGGGCGACCCGGTGGCCGTGGTGTCCCGGCGGGGCCGGGCGGTGGCGCCGGCGCGGATCACGACCGCGATCCGCGCCGACACGGTCTTCATGCCCTTCCACTGGGCGGGCGAGGGCCGGGCGAACACCCTCACCAACCCCGCCCTGGACCCGACGTCGCGGATGCCGGAGTTCAAGGCGTGCGCGGTGCGGGTGGAGGCGGTGGAGGCGCCGCCGCCCGGTTCCGGGGCGTGACGGTTCAGCCCGCGTTCACCGTTGGGCCCATGTTCACCGCGCTCCACGCGGCCGCGACCGCGCCGTACTGCGTGCCGTCCTCGCCGTGGAGGTCCCCGGCCGCCTTCAGGGTGGCCGTGCGGGCGCCGGCGGTGGTGGGGAGAGTGCGGCGCCGGTGCCGACCGCGGTTCGAGCGGGGCGGACATGTCATGCCCATAGCGTGAATGGAGGAGTGCGTGAGGGGTGAGAATCGTTCCCGCAAGGCTCCCGCGGCACTTCCGCGCAAGGGGGCTCCACCCACCGTCCGCGCAGGTGAGCGAGTGATCCTCCCCTTCTTCGTCTACGGCACCCTCCGCCCCGGAGAGGTCAACCACGACCTCTTCCTGCGCGGCCGCACGCTCCGGGAGGAGCCCGGCCGGCTCCCGGGCGCGGTGCTGTACGACGGGCCCGGCCATCCGTACGCGGTGGAGCAGCCGGGCGGAGTGGTCAGCGGGGAGCTGATCACCGCGTCGCCGCAGGCCCACGCGGGACTGCTCGCCGAGCTGGACCGGCTGGAGGAGTACGTGCCGGGTGATCCGCGCAGCCTGTACGAGCGCGTGGCGCGGGACGTGGTCCGGACCGCCGACGGCACGGCCGTGCGGGCCTGGGTGTACGTCGCCGCCCCCGCCGTCGCCGCCCGGCTGCGGGCCGGCGGGGAGCCGATCGCGGGCGGGGAGTGGCGGGGGCGGCGACGAGGGCGCCGGGAGGGATGAGAGGGAAGGGACAGGAGGACCCCCGGGGGGGAGGGGGGAGGACGGGCGGGAGGAACCGGGCCCGTCCCGGAGCGGGCTCAGCCCTCGTACGGCCGCTTCTCCCGCGCCTCCCGCAACGCCGTCGCCCACCACACGAGCTGGTCCAGCATCGTCTTCGCCGCCGCGTCCGGCCGGGCGGGGTCCTTCGGGCGGCCCTCGTCGTCGAAGGCCGCCCCCGCGTTGTGGAAGGAGACGGTGTCGCGCACGGTGACGGCGTGCAGCTCGGCGAAGACCTGGCGCAGGTGCTCGGCGGCGCGCAGGCCGCCGGCGAGTCCGCCGTAGGTGACCAGGGCGACGGGCTTGGCGCGCCACTCGGTGAAGTGCCAGTCGATGAGGTTCTTCAGGCCCGCGGGGAACGAGTGGTTGTACTCCGGGGTGAGCACGACGAAGGCGTCCGCCCGGGCCAGCTTCGGGGTGACGTCGGCGAGCGCGGCGGTGGCCCGCGCGGTCGGCTCCAGGGTGGTGGGCAGGTCGAGGTCGGCGACGTCCACGACGTCGACGGCCAGGTCGTCGCGGTCACGGAGGCGGTCCAGGAGCCAGCCGGCGACGACGGGACCGAAGCGGCCGTGCCGGTTGCTGCCGACGACGAGAACGACATGGAGGGCATCGGTTGCTGTCTTCATGGGGCAGAGCGTGGTACCTCGACTTGACTTGAGGTCAAGTCGCGCGTCCGGCCCGCCCTCCGGTCACCCGTTCACAGGCGCGCCGCGCACCCTTCGGGTGCTTTTCCGCGGCCGGGTCGGCACGACGCCCGTGACCTGCTGAAACGTGAACCGCGCGGCGTCCGTCCGGGTCCGCCCGACACCCGTTCGGACCGCTTCCCGACGTGCGCTCGGGAAGCGGTCCGGGCCCGGTGGCACTTACCTCGAAGGGGCAGGGCACGTCCGACGGCGGCACATGGAGGTACCGCGGGCCGTGCCCCTCCGTGAGTCCGAGGGAGCATCGATGCGACGTACCGCCCGGTTGCTGACCGGCACCACGCTCGCCGTGGCCGCCGCGGGGACGCTCACCGCGCCCGTGTACGCCGGGGGGACCGCCGCCCCGGCGGGCCGGCCGCACGGTGCGCCGGCCGGGAGCCTGGAGGTGTACCCGTCCTCGGTCGCGCCGGGCGAGCAGGTCGCGGTGAACACCGCGGCGTGCGGGGGCGAGGGGACGTCGGACGGTGACGCCACCGCCGTGGGCGCGGGCCGCTTCGCCCTCGCGCCGAGCACCCGCGAGCGGGAGGCGAGCGGGCGGTTCCGGGTGCCGCCGAGCGCGCAGCCGGGGACGTACGAGATCGTCGCGACGTGCGCCGAGAGCGGCCGGCGGGTGACCGGTGACCTGGTGGTCACGCTGACGTCCGGGTCCCCGCAGGTGTATCCCCGGGGAAGTGTGAAGACGGGGATCGGTGGCGCCCTGGGCCCCGATCCCGTGCAGACCGCGGCCGGTGTGGCGGCTCTCGCCGTCGCCGCCGCGGGCGGTACCTGGCTCCTGCATCGCCGGGCGAGAGGCGACGGGATCTGACGGGCACCCTCCGCTGCCCGTCCGCCGGTACCGCAGGTCCCCTCCCCCTCCGGGTCCGACGCCCCTCGCGGCTCGGAGGGGGCGCGGGGACCGACTCGAGGAGAGGTCAGTCCGCCATGCGCCGCAGGTTCCGCCGGACCGGCAGCCCGGTCAACACGGTCATAGTCGCCGTCACCGTGCTCGCCCTGTGCTCGGGGCTGTGGCTGCTGCGCGAGGGGACCGGGACGCACGCCCCGCCGCAGCCGTCCGCCGCCCAGGCGCACGCCGGCGTCGACGACCGCGGCGGCGGACGGGCCGCGGCGCCCGCGCTGCCGC includes:
- a CDS encoding NAD(P)H-dependent oxidoreductase, with the protein product MKTATDALHVVLVVGSNRHGRFGPVVAGWLLDRLRDRDDLAVDVVDVADLDLPTTLEPTARATAALADVTPKLARADAFVVLTPEYNHSFPAGLKNLIDWHFTEWRAKPVALVTYGGLAGGLRAAEHLRQVFAELHAVTVRDTVSFHNAGAAFDDEGRPKDPARPDAAAKTMLDQLVWWATALREAREKRPYEG
- a CDS encoding gamma-glutamylcyclotransferase family protein, whose translation is MILPFFVYGTLRPGEVNHDLFLRGRTLREEPGRLPGAVLYDGPGHPYAVEQPGGVVSGELITASPQAHAGLLAELDRLEEYVPGDPRSLYERVARDVVRTADGTAVRAWVYVAAPAVAARLRAGGEPIAGGEWRGRRRGRREG
- a CDS encoding molybdopterin oxidoreductase family protein; its protein translation is MQNTVTPTHCPYCALQCGMNLTPAPDGTVGVSERTDFPVNRGALCGKGRTAPALLSSGVRLTSPLVRSAAGTLVPASWDEALDRIAEGLRRTRAEHGPDAVGVFGGGGLTNEKAYGLGKFARVVLGTSQIDYNGRFCMSSAAAAGTRAFGLDRGLPFPLEDVPRTGCVILVGSNPAETMPPSLRYFTELRENGGTLIVVDPRRTRTAEQADLHLAPRPGTDLALALGLLHLVVAEGRTDEAYIRERTTGWEETRAAAMAHWPEYVERITGVSVPQLREAVRLFCEPEAAMVLTARGPEQQSKGTDTVGAWINLCLATGRAGRPLSGYGCLTGQGNGQGGREHGQKADQLPGYRKLTDPAARAHVAGVWGVDPDSLPGPGRSAYELLDALGTDIRSLLLMGSNPVVSAPRAAHVEERIRALDFLAVCDVVLSETAALADVVLPVTQWAEETGTTTNLEGRVLLRRRAVTPPEGVRSDLEVMHELAARLGGERGLEKGFPTDPEEVFEELRRASAGGPADYSGITYRRLAEENGVFWPCPAPADGPPGTADAADAEDAAFDALPDDPAHADDAGPGVHPGTPRLFLDRFATEDGRARFAPVSHRAIAEEPDDEYPVLLTTGRVVAQYQSGAQTRRVDELNTAAPGPFVELHPRLAERLGAAEGDPVAVVSRRGRAVAPARITTAIRADTVFMPFHWAGEGRANTLTNPALDPTSRMPEFKACAVRVEAVEAPPPGSGA